From Triticum aestivum cultivar Chinese Spring chromosome 7B, IWGSC CS RefSeq v2.1, whole genome shotgun sequence:
ggagtcagtcgactgattctttggagttgcagtgctgctacttctgagacctcagcccgggctgacgaccatgagatggaggacgcagcaacctcaagacctggtactatactcttaacaccgtttctagtcgaccaTGATCTCTaactctgattcttttctgtagctccacccaatgttgttatcactctccctgatgatgatgaagatgaggaaccgctgaagcacagaatgagaaggaaagcgtctgccagcagggtgccccaggatgtgacggtgcctgagactctggtcgcggaggaggaaaatgccactcgacacactgtgtccttcgcagatccgctgacgagtgctccgcagccctccctcttcacgacgcaccacgtcccagaggaccaagctggcgcagcgaaggaggcgatacgtcaggcagggatcatgatggagcagttgaagaccatccgggatgcgagccaggcagcttacgatgccagttccgccctccaaagcaatgttcaggtcagtcgaccaccgtttgttctgttttctttccagaatttatattagtcacccactgggtgtgtcgatttaaactccgtgttagcgggggcacgctgagtgcacccgctgggtgtagtccccaaggctaaggtcgactgctggcagtcggccttaggctttataatttcagtctttccgtcattcgactatggcgaatggatttcgcaaaccggtgggggcacgctgagtgcacccactgggtgtagtccccaaggctaaggtcgactgctggcagtcggccttaggctttataatttcagtctttccgtcattcgactatggcgaatggattttcTTTTTTGAgctcgactggtcgactctgtcttcaataggattaggggggcacgctgagtgcacccgctgggtgtagtccccaaggctaaggtcgactgctggcagttggccTTAGGCttcataagttcagtctttccgtcattcgactatggcgactggatttcgcaaaccggtcgactggtcgactctgtcttcaataggattagtgggggcacgctgagtgcacccactgggtgtagtccccgagactacggtcgaatgcttgaattcggctgtagtcttagaaacgtgtgatttttccttttccactcggaagtgaattatctttgacatttagtcgattggttcttcgcagaactcctgtgaccttgcggctcgctacactgaactggaaaacaagcacattcagctcgagctgaatttgaagctcgttcaggagaatctgacgaaggcgaaggaggagaccgaaggtatgtttggtgagacctcgacgacggctttttcccttcatttgtttcaaaatctgatcttgctgtaacttgcaggtaaggtgagggaggcccaaaggaaaaaagaccttgaactggctgagaagatcaagcttgttgacgagaagttagcttcagtcacaaagcttgagcaagaaaatgctaCTCTGAAAGCTATTCTTGGGAAGAAAAATGACCTGGAggtcttcctgagtggccttgccaagaagctgtttattatgcttgaaggtaaacctttacgctcaacaatcattttcaactgtggttttttcattcgaccattgccttgactctgtgatcgtccttgcagaattttgtcaaaactttgaagaagagactagccgactGGAACCAAACcatgaccccgtcaattctccggtgaacgacgaagttgccatgaatgttttccgactggagtcccatgttgcagctgccgtggactatcttgcaaggctgaaggtcgccacatctcgcatcgactcgacgctctggcccggggagacactccagaacgacctcgagtcgctgatggctcgtttgaacgttgtccctggtcgagtgcaggagtggaaaaagtcctcggctcggtgtggtgcagatgttgctctgtgtctgacccgagtccactgcaaagatgcgcgagaagacaagctggctgccctccgggtggctaacaccaagaaacacgacttcaggtcctttatggaaactttccttgctgctgccactcggatcgcagatggaatagatcttgatgagtttgttgcaccttccaaccctccacaggaggggtaaaaaacttcttctaagctcgacgctttaaatttacctcagtatgccgagtggagttgtaaccgataaaccttaacaggcttagcgcctgagcactttcggttcctttaggtatcgatctgaacttgaatttggtgtttgaatatgattgctttcggctcgaaatgtcttttgcaggttcaaagcaagacgctcactgcagtcgacttattccttaatccacttaggtgagcgctgggctgcagctaagcctcccgagtgagaggtttgctcgtcactcggtaggattttcataacttaggcgagcactgggctgtagctaagcccccgagtggggggtttgcccttcactcggtaggattttgataacttaggcgaacactgggctgcaactaagcccccgagtggggggtttgcccttcactcggtaggattttcataacttaggcgagtacttggactgtagctaagcccccgagtggggggtttgcccttcactcggtaggattttgataacttaggcgagcactgggctgcaactaagcccccgagtggggggtttgcccttcactcggtaggattttcataacttaggcgagtacttggactacagctaagcccccgagtgagaggtttgctcgtcactcggtaggattttcataacttaggcgagtacttggactgcagctaagcccccgagtgagaggtttgctcctcactcggtaggatttctatatcttaggcaagcactgggctgcagctaagcccccgagtgaggggtttgctcttcactcggtaggattttgataacttaggcgagcactaggctgcagctaagcccccgagtgagaggtttgctcttcactcggtaggattttgataacttaggcgagcactgggctgcagctaagcccccgagtgggaggtttgctcttcactcggtaggatttttatatcttaggcgagcactgggctgcagctaagcccctgaatgaggggtttgctcttcactcggtaggattttcattacttaggcgagtacttggactgcagctaagcccccgagtggggggtttgcccttcactcggtaggatttttatatcttaggcgagcactgggctgcaactaagcccccgagtggggggtttgcccttcactcggtaggattttcataacttaggcgagtacttggattgcagctaagcccccgagtgagaggtttgctcgtcactcggtaggattttcataacttaggcgagtacttggactgcagctaagcccccgagtgagaggtttgctcgtcactcggtaggatttctatatcttaggcgagcactgggctgcagctaagcccccgagtgaggggtttgctcttcactcggtaggattttgataacttaggcgagcactgggctgcagctaagcccccgagtgagaggtttgctcttcactcggtaggatttttgataacttaggcgagcatggctgcagctaagccccgagtggagtTTGCTCTTCACTCGTGGATTTTATATCTAGgcagcactgggctgcagctaagcccccgagtgggaggtttgctcttcactcggtaggattttatatcttaggcgagcactgggctgcagctaagcccccgagtgggaggtttgctcttcactcggtgggatttttatatcttaggcgagcactgggctgcagctaagcccccgagtgagaggtttgctcttcactcggtaggattttgataattaggcgagcactgggctgagctaagcccccgagtgagaggtttatcTTCAAATCAGTgggttttataacttaggcgagcactggctgcagctaagcccccgagtgggaggtttgctcactcGTTTTTATATCTAGGCTGAACACTGGCTAGCTAAGCCCGAGTGGGGGTTTGCTCTCTCGGTAGTCACGTGGgtacagctaagccccgagtgggggtttctcttcactcggtaggattcaTTACTTggcagtactggactgcagctaaagcCCACGAGTGGGGAAGTCTGGGCTTTACcatcggtaggatttttttatttaatctttaggcgaaacggatttcgcagctaagcctccgagtgggagtctggctcaccactcggtaggattttatttaatattaggcgaaacggattcgcagctaagcctccgagtgggagtctggctcaccactcggtaggatttttacaaacttaggcgaaacggattcgcggctaagtcacccactgagaggaaaattttattggacaaaataaaaagtgacaaaaattatggaggaactatgacactattattttgagatccatgtactacaggagtactttattgcaactcattcgagtgataaacttaagtgtaaaatgggcggagtagttccgcgttccaagctcggggctcgtcgatattatgttcgacgttgtaaagacggtacgccccgttgtggagaactttggtgacgatgaagggtccttcccaagaaggagcaagcttgtgttgtttcttctgatccactcggagaactaaatctccttcctggaaggctcgaccccacacatttctggcgtggaaacgacgcaaatcttgttggtagatggtcgatcggatcagagccatctccctttcttcatctaaaaggtcgactgcgtcttgccgcacttgttcagcttctgcttcgttgtagatctcaactcgaggagcattgtggagaaggtcactcggcaagactgcttcagctccgtagaccaagaagaatggagttcttccggtcgaccgattaggtgtggtccgcagtccccaaagcaccaagggaagttcgtcgacccaagctccagctgcatgcttgagatcacgcatcagtcggggtttcaatcccttgagaatcaggccattggctcgctctgcttgtccattcgtctgcggatgggcgaccgaagcatagtcgactcgtgcgccttgagagttgcagaaatctctgaattcttccgagtcaaagttcgacccattatctgtaatgatgctgtgcgggactccatatctgaatatcagttccctaatgaagctaacagcagcaccggcgtcaaggttcttgattggtttagcctcaatccacttggtgaacttgtcgactgccaccagtacgtgCGTGAAGCCACTccgacctgttctcaaaggaccaaccatgtcgagcccccatactgcgaaaggccagacgagtggaatggtcttcagagctgatgcaggcttgtgcgacatattcgagtagaactgacatccctcgcacttatccactatttcctttgccatctcattcgccttcggccagtaaaatccggctcggaatgctttggctacgatggtccgagaggacgcatgatgaccacaggttcccgagtggatatcattgaggatgattcgaccttcttctggtgttatgcacttctgaccaactccagtcgcgctttctctatataactgtcctttgattacggtaaaggctttagatcgacggacgatctgtcgagcctcttcctcatcctccggaagctcttttctcaggatataagcgatatacggaactgtccagtcgggaatgaccaccaagacctccatgaccaagtcgaccactgctgggacctcaacctcagtcggatatgtggcactcttgggctgtagagcttcttcggtgaaaggatcttctttgactgacggggtgtgtatatgctccaagaacacaccactcggaatggctcctctcttggaacctatctttgctagatcatcagctgcttgatttttcagtcggggtatatgatggagctccaacccctcgaacttcttttccagcttcctcactgcactgcagtatccagtcatggctgggcttctcatgtcccactccttcatcacttggttgaccactaaatctgaatcgccatagaccatcaggcgacggacgccgagtgaaatggccatgcgcaatccgtataagagggcctcatactctgcctcattgttggaggaatcaaagtgaatctggagcacatatctgagcttatctcctctgggggaaaccaggacaaccccagcaccggaaccattcaacatcttagagccatcaaaaaacaatgctccgagtgaacttcagtcggctgctgctgttcaatccactcggcgaggaaatctgctattgcctgggacttaatggccttctttgcctcaaatttgatatcaaggggaagaagttcaatcacccatttcgccactcgaccagttgcatctctgttgtgcaagatctctgatagtggagcgtcgctgacgactgtgatggaatgatcagagaaataatgagcaaccttctttgtggtcatgtatattccatacacaagcttctgataatgaggatatctctgcttggatggagtcaagacttcagacaaataatacactgggcgttgaactttgaaagcttttccttcttcttcccgctcgaccgtaagcacagtactgacgacttgtcctgtggctgcaatataaagcaacagaggctctttgctgattggagcagcaagcaccggctgggtggagagcagagcttttagctcggcaaacgctgcatcagcttctggagcccactcgaacttgtctgccttcttcatcagtcggtaaagaggcaatgccttttcaccgagtcgtgagatgaatcgacttaatgcggccaagcatccagtaagcttctggacatcgtgcactcgcacagggcgtttcattcggagaatagtgccgatcttttctggattagcgtcgatccctcactcggaaacgagaaaaccgagtaacttgccaccagaaactccgaatgtgcactttgatggattaagcttgatatcataccttctgaggttggcaaatgtttcggcgaggtcagcgagcaggtcggaaccttttcgtgacttgacgatgatatcatccatatacgcttccacattccgactgatttgagtgagtagacacttctgaatcattcgcataaatgtggctccggcattcttgaggccgaatggcatggtgatatagcagaagcacccgaatggagtgatgaaagctgtttttacctcgtcgggtccgtacagacggatctgatggtacctggagtaggcgtctagaaaagacaatctctcacatcccgcggtcgagtcaacaatttgatctatgcgagggagaggaaaatgatctttcgggcaggcccgattgatgtgcttgaaatcaatgcacattcggagcgacttgtccttcttaggaaccatgacgacattagcgagccactcggagtggtatatctctcggataaatcctgccaccagcagtcgagccacttcctcaccaatggcttttctcttctggacggtggaccgccgaagatgctctttgactggttttgctgatgagtcaactcttaggcgatgctcagccagtcccctgggaacacctggcatgtcagcgggcttccatgcaaaaatgtcccagttctcacggaggaactggatgagcgcttcttcctatttcgggtcgagtgttgtggagatgtgggtcggtgCTGCATCGGGgttggtcgggtgaatgtgaacaggcttcgtctcaccggacgactgaaatgcagattctgtggcgggtttcttggagcgcagcaaatcactcggatctgcgttttgcttgtattcttcaaactcgaccgctgtcacctgggaatcagcaatctttgagcccttctgaaagcactcttctgcctttttccgatcaccggtgacagtgatcactcctttggggccgggcatcttcaatttgaggtacacgtaacatggtcgagccatgatccttgcataagctggtctccccaaaatggcatgatatgcactctgaaaatccacgacctcaaacgtcaacttctctttgcgaaattttttcgaatcaccaaacaccacgtccagagctatttggccgagtgactcggctttcttccctggtataactccatgaaagctcatgttactggtgctcagtcgggacatcggaatgcccattcctttcattgtgtctgcatacaacaaattcaggccactaccaccgtccatcagcacttttgtcagtcgagtgccttcgacaactggatcgaacaccaaagcttgcctcccaggggtggcaatatgagtcgggtgatcagattggtcgaatgtgatgggtgtttgggaccatctcagataatttgcttttgctggggtaaccatgttcacctcacggttaatgactttcaatcgactcttgctttccacatctgcaaagatcatcagagtggagttgacatgcggatatccttcctcaccgtcctccttttccttgtcttcgaccttgtccgactccttttccttgtctttagactgttttccttgaaactgttggatcaggagtcgacattggcgagtggtatgttttgggtaaatgatattcccttcttcgtctttcttcgtgtggatgtgacacggcatatccatcacgtcgttcccttctttatcctttaccttcttagggttccaggatccttttggtttccctttaaactttccctgagtcacagccagagcctctccaggagctgccggttcagccttccgcttctgtttccgactggtgtttcccttctccgactggctcggcttgtgcttgccgcttcggagtcggtcttcttcttcaccgttggcgtacttggtagcaatctccatcatccgactcaaggtcatgtcaccggtttgaccaaatttcaaactcaattctctgttcttgacaccatccttgaaggcgcagactgcctgatgatcagacacattctccacagtatggtgcaaagtgatccacctctgaatatactccctgagagtctcattggttttctgcacgcagacttgcagctccgtcaatccagccggtcgcttgcaagttccttcaaacgttctgacgaacactcgggacagatcttcccaagtgtaaatgctgctaggaggtaactgagtcaaccacgctctggcagaaccttccagcatgaggggcaaatgcttcatggccacctcgtcattcccaccaccaatctgaaccgccactcggtagtcctcaagccaagtttcaggcttagactcaccagtgaacttgctgactcctgttgccaacctgaaattgggagggatcactgcggctctgatagctctgctgaaacattccggaccagaaacatgcactcggctgctcgtgggcgcatctctgtcgggtccacctcgatgggctctgttccggtcgaccaagccttgcacgataatggatcgcgcgtcgaagcctggttctctggggtcgactggaactcttcgccccacactgaactgacgtctgtcatcttgctgccgaggagcgtaggacccacccctcggaggggaagtaggcactcgacgcctatcatctcggtcgtgtcagtccccatattggtctcgccgactctcgcgtccttcacgccgcggaggcgatctgagactgtgagccgactgaaccgtattcgtagcgacggatcgactgtgaattctgttgcgcgactgcgacacggctgaattctgatctcctgctgctcggagcagatccctgatctgcatcaagcctctgccagcttccaaCTGAGAGggttggatggactctgctatacgggtcgcagctgctagattctggattggggttcgatatacctgagtcggcgggaagagttgacgtcgactggagtcgggaactcgttgccgcgcgcgctcgtcgagtgctcgctgaagattctccaagcgagcgcgttcggccaaattggccaaacgtgcctcctccaaggcacgagcctcgggggtttctcctgcgatgggagtatgcagggcatccatgttcctgcggcgaagttcttctctttgcagagagtcgagtggctcgggctggtactcttcgtggtctcgtgtggggtcgcctccgtcgcctgccccaccatcacgggcgaagccaggggggctgcgaggcccgtcgaccatcaagatttccgccgctggatcactgctatcgcattcggatgcagtctctatggagccagtcgacagatcgaacaggccgtagagagattcgtcgggctcgattgccgcaacttgggtggtggccgtctggcgagccaccgcgtgcctcacccaccatcgaagcctcgaccggcccgagcgcttgcgctggcgggagaccgggagggtgaccgatgggggagtcgaccgatacggggtcgacggttgccgcagcagaacgccgcggacacatgcgcgaaaatgtgtcgcaccgcggacggggagcgcatcgacgtcgagtggagcctcctggagccaggcggagttgtcggcgacgaaggtgagagcaccgagacggatctctcgaccctcgaccaaaactccagcagccaccatgatgaaaatactcggaagaaccgcaacttctccacaaaatcgctaagacacctgccccacggtgggcgccaactatcgtggatctaagtctgacaatagagtggggggtaggtatggagaggcaaggtcctagctatggagaggttgtaaacacaagagatgtacgagttcaggcccttctcggaggaagtaaaagccctacgtctcggagcccggaggtggtcgagtggattatgtgtatatgagttacagggtgccgaacccttctgcctgtggaggggggtggcttatatagagtgcgccaggaccccagccagcccacgtaatgaagggtttaaggtgcattaagtccggggcgttacaggtaacgccccacataaagtgtctttactatcataaagtctacttaattacagaccgttgcagtgcagagtgcctcttgaccttctggtggtcgagtgagtcttcgtggtcgagtccttcaagtcagttgagtgagtccctcgtaggtcgactggaaggtgatctctt
This genomic window contains:
- the LOC123157842 gene encoding uncharacterized protein, which gives rise to MEAQGAGRRARRLPVTRRKAAGTGPGGGRPGGGGRRVDREGPAWAERAAGGWRRGAKEETEGKVREAQRKKDLELAEKIKLVDEKLASVTKLEQENATLKAILGKKNDLEVFLSGLAKKLFIMLEEFCQNFEEETSRLEPNHDPVNSPIDFFNPKF